In the Piscinibacter sp. XHJ-5 genome, one interval contains:
- a CDS encoding GNAT family N-acetyltransferase: protein MNWTLHRLCAADAARIESHLLRLDTGDRSLRFGGGLVTDATIRAYCASLRYESDILLGIEDPRGDVVGLAHGCVYEAGGQRRVEGAFSVDREFRGRGLGSRLMAMLEVRARASGAQALVGMCAVRNLPMRRIFERAGLVLRREDDELHGQRELLAADRRAAHCAWT, encoded by the coding sequence ATGAATTGGACACTTCACCGCCTGTGTGCCGCGGACGCCGCACGGATCGAATCGCATCTGCTTCGGCTGGATACCGGAGATCGTTCGCTGCGGTTCGGCGGTGGCCTCGTGACCGACGCGACCATCCGCGCGTATTGCGCCAGCCTGCGATATGAGAGCGACATCCTGCTCGGCATCGAGGATCCTCGTGGCGACGTGGTGGGTCTGGCGCACGGCTGCGTCTACGAAGCCGGTGGTCAGCGTCGCGTCGAAGGGGCCTTCAGCGTGGACCGCGAGTTTCGCGGCAGGGGCCTGGGGTCGCGATTGATGGCGATGCTCGAAGTGCGCGCCCGCGCGAGCGGCGCCCAAGCATTGGTCGGCATGTGCGCCGTACGCAATCTGCCGATGCGCCGGATCTTCGAGCGCGCCGGTCTGGTCCTGAGGCGAGAGGACGACGAGCTGCATGGCCAGCGCGAACTGCTTGCCGCTGATCGGCGAGCGGCGCACTGCGCGTGGACCTGA
- a CDS encoding S41 family peptidase has product MPVLRCLRTVLLAIGVVVPALASAQTHEELKQDFDTAWRAASARYAYFDAKATSWADVPKLYGDDLQRLSTRDDLVALLERVLDELYDTHAQLNVNLANSPRLVPSGTDLWAEWRRGEATITDVRADSDARRAGIRPGDVVVSMDTVPIAHAVEARLGRSYAHSVSAARDWALRAVLAGRHGAPRQLQVRQGNQVRTFELSARDPSGQRDAAPVSQSRVAAGIGYVRFNDSLGDEATIRAFDRALDDLGDTRALILDLRNTPSGGNSVVARGILGRFVTRDLPYQRHVLPSEERDTGIRRSWLELVSPRGSSAYRRPVAVLVGHWTGSMGEGLAIGFDATRSATVVGTAMAGLLGATDPIVLPHTGIALNLPTERLYHVNGTPRETFRPGVLVDVAHSDSHGDPFVEAALRVLRQPGHRGPAKQARHPQ; this is encoded by the coding sequence ATGCCCGTGCTTCGATGTCTTCGAACCGTCCTTCTGGCCATCGGCGTCGTGGTCCCGGCACTGGCGAGCGCGCAGACGCACGAGGAGCTCAAACAGGACTTCGACACCGCGTGGCGTGCCGCGAGCGCGCGCTACGCGTACTTCGATGCCAAGGCAACGTCGTGGGCAGACGTGCCCAAGCTCTATGGCGACGACCTCCAGCGGCTGTCGACGCGAGACGATCTGGTTGCTCTGCTGGAGCGCGTGCTGGACGAGCTGTACGACACGCATGCGCAGCTCAACGTGAACCTGGCGAACTCGCCTCGGCTGGTCCCGTCAGGGACTGACCTTTGGGCGGAGTGGCGCCGCGGCGAGGCGACCATTACCGACGTGCGAGCCGACTCGGATGCGCGAAGAGCCGGCATCCGACCCGGCGACGTCGTCGTGAGCATGGACACCGTTCCCATCGCCCATGCCGTCGAGGCGAGGCTCGGTCGCTCGTACGCTCACTCAGTGTCGGCAGCGCGAGACTGGGCCTTGCGGGCGGTGCTGGCCGGACGTCACGGTGCCCCTCGCCAACTGCAAGTGCGGCAAGGCAACCAGGTCCGCACATTCGAGCTGAGCGCGCGCGATCCATCCGGCCAGCGGGATGCGGCCCCCGTCAGCCAGTCCCGCGTCGCTGCCGGCATCGGCTACGTGCGGTTCAACGACTCGCTCGGTGACGAGGCCACGATCCGGGCATTCGATCGCGCCCTCGACGACCTGGGCGACACCCGCGCCCTGATCCTCGACCTGCGCAACACGCCGAGCGGCGGCAACTCCGTCGTGGCGAGGGGCATTCTGGGTCGATTCGTCACCCGCGACCTGCCCTACCAACGGCATGTGTTGCCATCGGAGGAGCGCGACACCGGCATCCGGCGCAGCTGGCTGGAGCTTGTATCGCCGCGAGGTTCGTCGGCCTACCGGCGGCCCGTGGCGGTACTCGTCGGACATTGGACGGGGAGCATGGGCGAGGGCCTGGCGATCGGCTTCGACGCGACCCGGTCGGCAACGGTCGTGGGAACGGCGATGGCGGGTCTGCTGGGCGCCACCGACCCCATCGTGCTTCCACACACCGGAATCGCACTGAACCTGCCGACAGAGCGCCTCTATCACGTCAACGGAACGCCGCGCGAGACATTCCGCCCCGGCGTGCTGGTCGATGTCGCGCACTCGGATTCGCATGGGGATCCGTTCGTCGAGGCCGCACTTCGCGTCTTGCGACAGCCGGGCCATCGAGGGCCAGCGAAGCAGGCCCGGCACCCTCAGTAG
- a CDS encoding ECF-type sigma factor: MSEVTELLGAARQGDQEAAGRVFALLYDELKRLARSRLRQHQPITLLDTTALVHESYLRFIGPQGLPVTDRHYFFAYAARVMRSVIVDLARARLAERRGGAARHVPLDTEAANAVAAPGGEDEVVRVHEALEVLAQADPALAQVVEMRYFGGMTEPEIAQAMGSSERTVRRQWEKARLLLAGALSD; this comes from the coding sequence ATGTCGGAGGTGACCGAATTGCTGGGCGCAGCGCGCCAGGGCGATCAGGAGGCGGCCGGGCGCGTCTTCGCGCTTCTCTACGACGAACTGAAGCGTCTGGCGCGGTCGAGGTTGCGCCAGCATCAGCCGATCACGCTGCTGGACACCACCGCGCTGGTCCACGAGTCCTATCTGCGCTTCATCGGGCCCCAAGGGCTGCCGGTGACGGACCGGCACTACTTCTTCGCCTATGCCGCGCGCGTCATGCGCTCGGTGATCGTCGACCTTGCGCGCGCTCGTCTCGCCGAACGACGGGGTGGTGCTGCCAGGCACGTTCCGCTGGACACCGAGGCAGCGAACGCCGTGGCGGCGCCGGGCGGCGAGGACGAGGTGGTGCGCGTCCACGAAGCGCTCGAGGTGCTCGCCCAGGCGGACCCTGCGCTCGCGCAGGTGGTCGAGATGCGCTACTTCGGCGGCATGACGGAGCCGGAGATCGCGCAGGCCATGGGCAGTTCCGAACGAACGGTCCGACGGCAATGGGAAAAGGCCCGCCTCCTCCTGGCCGGTGCGTTGAGCGACTGA
- the nthB gene encoding nitrile hydratase subunit beta, with translation MDGMHDLGGRQGFGRVRYTFDAPAFHAAWEVRANSLYVFAVRKGIINMDEYRHAIERMEPRHYLAASYYERSLTGLATLCVEKGIFTRDDLQRRAEGLVPLAGTGAAGRTNVAPGERFKIGDRVRVRMHSAPGHMRMPGYVRGKTGVVVGVSPPYPFPDAHAHGVDAQDEATYDVRFRSQDLWPDSSDDALVHVGLFQSYLELIAP, from the coding sequence ATGGATGGCATGCACGACCTCGGGGGCAGGCAGGGTTTCGGCAGGGTGCGCTACACGTTCGACGCGCCTGCGTTCCACGCTGCCTGGGAGGTGCGGGCCAATTCGCTTTATGTCTTTGCCGTGCGCAAGGGCATCATCAACATGGATGAATATCGCCACGCCATCGAGCGCATGGAGCCGCGTCACTACCTCGCGGCCAGCTACTACGAGCGGTCGCTGACCGGCTTGGCGACCTTGTGCGTGGAGAAGGGCATCTTCACGCGGGACGACCTTCAACGCAGAGCCGAAGGGCTGGTTCCGCTGGCGGGGACTGGCGCGGCCGGACGCACGAACGTGGCGCCCGGCGAGCGCTTCAAGATCGGCGATCGCGTCCGCGTTCGGATGCACAGCGCGCCAGGACACATGCGAATGCCGGGCTATGTCCGCGGAAAGACGGGTGTCGTGGTGGGTGTGTCGCCGCCCTATCCCTTTCCCGACGCGCACGCGCACGGCGTCGACGCCCAGGACGAGGCCACGTATGACGTGCGCTTCCGCAGCCAGGACCTGTGGCCCGACTCGTCGGACGACGCGCTCGTCCACGTCGGGCTTTTCCAAAGCTATCTGGAGCTCATCGCCCCATGA
- a CDS encoding transglutaminase family protein yields MAERIFNVDCKLSYTLLDDTHFLFLVHALDGMDQEVIDESLRITPSLKHEVHTDAALCHRTLRVKAPAGPLTLRYRASVRLRRPPPDTQAFEVAIEALPHDVLSYLMPTRYCESDRLASAAGKLFGDVPAGYARVQAVSDWIREQVEYRTGSTNTTTTACDVFLQRAGVCRDFAHLGVALCRSLNIPARMAVGYARFDSPPPDFHAVFEAFVGRRWELFDPTGMTDPQDLVRIAVGRDAGDVAFATLFGPVRTRLIRPEVEQVRARRARRAAGPAGHS; encoded by the coding sequence GTGGCCGAACGCATCTTCAACGTCGACTGCAAGCTCTCGTACACCTTGCTGGACGACACCCATTTCCTTTTCCTGGTTCATGCGCTGGACGGCATGGACCAGGAAGTCATCGACGAGTCATTGCGCATCACGCCGTCGCTCAAGCATGAAGTGCATACCGATGCGGCGCTCTGCCATCGCACCTTGCGCGTGAAGGCCCCTGCCGGCCCGCTCACGCTGCGCTATCGCGCGAGCGTGCGCCTGCGCCGCCCGCCGCCGGACACGCAGGCCTTCGAGGTCGCCATCGAGGCATTGCCGCACGACGTGCTGTCGTACCTCATGCCCACCCGCTACTGCGAGTCCGATCGGCTCGCTTCCGCGGCCGGCAAGTTGTTCGGCGACGTGCCTGCGGGCTATGCACGCGTCCAGGCGGTGAGCGACTGGATCCGCGAGCAGGTCGAGTACCGCACGGGGTCGACGAACACCACCACCACCGCTTGCGACGTGTTCCTGCAGCGCGCGGGGGTCTGCCGCGACTTCGCCCATCTCGGCGTCGCGCTGTGCCGCTCGCTCAACATCCCCGCGCGCATGGCCGTCGGCTACGCGCGCTTCGACAGTCCGCCGCCCGACTTCCACGCCGTCTTCGAAGCCTTCGTCGGCCGTCGCTGGGAGCTCTTCGACCCGACAGGCATGACCGATCCGCAGGACCTGGTGCGCATCGCCGTGGGCCGCGATGCGGGGGACGTCGCATTCGCAACGCTGTTCGGCCCGGTGCGCACGCGCCTGATCCGGCCCGAGGTGGAGCAGGTGCGCGCACGCCGCGCCCGTCGGGCAGCGGGCCCGGCCGGACATTCATGA
- a CDS encoding gluconokinase, with protein sequence MTWIVVMGVSGCGKSHVGALIAEGLGLPLVEGDEFHSEDNRARMRSGTPLTDANRAEWLDALGAQLQCRPAGAVLTCSALKAAYRDRLRAAAPGLRFVWLELDAAAAQARVARRPSHFFPAALVATQFDALEPPLHEPGVLRVDALQPPQAIAERVVRWVTSPGPPCFQ encoded by the coding sequence GTGACCTGGATCGTTGTCATGGGCGTTTCCGGCTGCGGCAAGTCGCACGTGGGGGCGCTCATCGCCGAGGGGCTGGGACTGCCGCTGGTCGAAGGCGACGAATTCCACAGCGAGGACAACCGCGCGCGAATGCGCAGCGGCACGCCGCTGACCGACGCCAACCGTGCCGAATGGCTCGACGCACTGGGTGCGCAGCTCCAGTGCCGGCCCGCTGGCGCGGTGCTGACCTGCTCGGCACTCAAGGCGGCGTACCGCGACCGCCTGCGCGCCGCGGCACCGGGCCTGCGCTTCGTGTGGCTCGAACTCGACGCGGCCGCCGCGCAGGCGCGCGTGGCGCGGCGACCATCGCACTTCTTTCCGGCCGCGCTCGTCGCGACTCAATTCGACGCGCTCGAGCCTCCACTCCACGAGCCCGGGGTGCTTCGCGTCGACGCATTGCAGCCGCCGCAAGCGATCGCCGAGCGCGTGGTGCGCTGGGTGACCTCGCCCGGCCCGCCTTGTTTCCAGTGA
- a CDS encoding tripartite tricarboxylate transporter substrate binding protein, with translation MMTTRLAATRRSVLAAAMALGVTLLAAPDVRAQATWPTKPVTLVVGFPPGGQTDFAARVLMAGLQTGLGQAVVIDNKAGVNGNIGAVEVMKAAPDGYKLYVGNGSMTIAAHVYPTVGIADMRQMTPIGVMLQSALVLAVPASSPVKTYADFVEHVKARTKAGKGIDYGTGGVGALPHVTMELLRERLGKPPMNHVPYKGSGPAMTDLIAGRLDAMFDATSVIAPFIKSGQLRPLLVTSEKRVPAFPDVPTAAEAGLKDFNIVSFIGLYGPPNVPSDVVKKANAVMNTALKDPAITKNILERGDEPGGGTPEQLGELTRHHFKTWGEVVKANNIKAD, from the coding sequence ATGATGACGACTCGCCTCGCGGCCACGCGCCGCTCCGTCCTGGCTGCCGCAATGGCGCTGGGCGTCACCTTGCTCGCGGCGCCTGACGTGCGGGCGCAAGCCACGTGGCCGACCAAGCCCGTCACCCTCGTCGTCGGCTTCCCGCCCGGCGGCCAGACCGACTTTGCGGCCCGCGTGCTGATGGCCGGCCTGCAAACCGGCCTGGGTCAGGCGGTCGTCATCGACAACAAGGCCGGCGTGAACGGCAACATCGGCGCCGTCGAAGTGATGAAGGCCGCACCCGACGGCTACAAGCTGTACGTGGGCAACGGCTCGATGACGATCGCGGCGCATGTGTACCCGACCGTCGGCATCGCGGACATGCGACAGATGACACCCATCGGCGTGATGCTGCAGTCGGCGCTGGTCCTTGCTGTTCCGGCCTCCTCGCCGGTCAAGACCTACGCCGACTTCGTCGAGCACGTGAAGGCCAGGACCAAGGCCGGCAAGGGCATCGACTACGGCACCGGCGGCGTGGGTGCGCTTCCGCACGTCACGATGGAGCTGCTGCGCGAGCGGCTGGGCAAGCCGCCGATGAACCACGTGCCCTACAAGGGCAGCGGCCCCGCGATGACCGACCTGATCGCCGGCCGGCTCGACGCGATGTTCGATGCGACTTCAGTCATCGCCCCTTTCATCAAGTCGGGCCAGTTGCGACCGCTGCTCGTCACGAGCGAGAAGCGAGTTCCTGCATTTCCCGACGTGCCCACGGCGGCCGAGGCCGGGCTCAAGGATTTCAACATCGTCTCGTTCATCGGGCTGTACGGTCCGCCCAATGTTCCCAGCGACGTGGTGAAGAAGGCCAACGCCGTCATGAACACGGCGTTGAAGGACCCGGCCATCACCAAGAACATCCTCGAGCGGGGCGACGAGCCCGGCGGCGGCACGCCGGAGCAGCTCGGCGAGCTCACGCGCCACCACTTCAAGACCTGGGGCGAGGTGGTCAAGGCCAACAACATCAAGGCCGACTGA
- a CDS encoding protein kinase — translation MKLLLPLLDEALDLPDDAARQRWLDALPPAQAALAPRLRQLFAARTLGIGVLGRDTTVVPPAAVLALRAGDRVGPYRLVRELGRGGMSEVWLAEADDRHQVALKLPAVSLASQQFLERLKRERAILERLDHPGIARLIDAGVTDRGQHYLALAYVEGLPLDQHADAKGLDFDGRIGLVLQVLDALHYAHGRGVLHRDLKPANILVTARGEARLLDFGIAKILVDGQAHETELTARWGRAMTPAYASPEQRLGEGVTVRSDLYAVGVVLYELLTGTRPSWRDAEETVPPSRAITPGAAVAKVEGGIREAQRRLAGDLDEIVVQALDPDPSRRPADARCMADALARVRGRRPLHGLPRRAWRTLGGVLHRQRAALWVAVPAWLLLAVWPAVHDAAARIDAALTPPLDAERRVVLVTIGSADHRQLFGGHSPLDAGRLQQLVQRILDGGPATLGVDIDTSAPAFAALRGTPSAAQNVIWARDLAPSEGAAVPSPRGVHGADHADAARSGLALTLAEGGRVRWYTRAVDTAAGRLPAFGPLVAGSDGSDTAVRAIRFVATDRTELPAGVVLAPGFDWAGRVRGRIVLLGGRYDGTDVHATPLGVQAGIDILAQLVETEIAGRGYRRPGFGTRLALGVVPLLAAVATIDRLGAVRGAALALAASGVVIGIGSGAMAAAGVPVPWSYAVLSLLPAALMGAVMAAAHRRRQRRGSGGRGAMT, via the coding sequence ATGAAGCTGTTGCTTCCGCTGCTCGACGAGGCGCTCGACCTGCCCGACGATGCCGCGCGACAGCGTTGGCTCGACGCACTGCCTCCGGCGCAGGCCGCGCTGGCGCCGCGGCTGCGCCAGCTGTTCGCGGCACGCACGCTTGGCATTGGAGTGCTGGGCCGCGACACCACGGTCGTTCCTCCGGCGGCGGTGCTTGCGCTGCGCGCCGGCGATCGCGTCGGCCCTTACCGTCTCGTGCGGGAACTGGGGCGCGGCGGCATGAGCGAGGTGTGGCTGGCCGAAGCCGATGATCGCCACCAGGTGGCGCTCAAGCTGCCGGCCGTGTCGTTGGCGAGCCAGCAGTTCCTCGAGCGTCTGAAGCGGGAGCGCGCCATCCTCGAGCGGCTCGACCACCCCGGCATCGCGCGGCTGATCGACGCCGGTGTCACCGATCGCGGACAGCACTACCTGGCCCTGGCCTATGTCGAGGGCCTTCCGCTCGACCAGCATGCCGATGCGAAGGGGTTGGACTTCGATGGCCGCATCGGGCTGGTGCTGCAGGTGCTCGATGCGCTGCATTACGCGCACGGTCGCGGTGTGCTGCACCGCGACCTGAAGCCCGCCAACATCCTGGTCACCGCGCGCGGCGAAGCGCGGCTGCTGGACTTCGGCATCGCCAAGATCCTGGTCGACGGGCAGGCCCACGAAACCGAGCTCACGGCGCGCTGGGGCCGCGCCATGACACCGGCCTACGCCAGTCCGGAGCAAAGGCTCGGCGAGGGCGTGACCGTGCGCTCGGACCTCTACGCAGTGGGTGTCGTGCTGTACGAGTTGCTCACCGGCACGCGGCCGTCGTGGCGCGACGCGGAGGAGACCGTGCCGCCCAGCCGCGCCATCACGCCCGGCGCCGCGGTGGCGAAGGTCGAAGGCGGCATCCGCGAGGCACAGCGGCGTCTGGCGGGCGACCTCGATGAAATCGTGGTGCAGGCGCTCGATCCCGATCCCTCCCGGCGTCCGGCTGATGCGCGTTGCATGGCGGACGCGCTGGCCCGCGTACGTGGGCGGCGCCCGCTGCACGGCCTGCCGCGCCGCGCATGGCGGACGCTGGGCGGCGTCCTGCACCGGCAGCGAGCCGCGCTGTGGGTGGCGGTGCCGGCCTGGCTGCTGCTGGCCGTCTGGCCCGCGGTGCATGACGCGGCCGCGCGCATCGACGCTGCCTTGACACCCCCGCTGGATGCGGAGCGTCGCGTGGTGCTGGTGACCATCGGCAGCGCCGATCACCGGCAACTGTTCGGCGGACACAGCCCGCTCGATGCCGGCAGGCTGCAGCAGCTGGTGCAACGCATCCTCGACGGAGGTCCGGCCACACTGGGTGTCGACATCGACACGTCGGCGCCGGCGTTCGCCGCGCTGCGCGGGACGCCTTCGGCGGCGCAGAACGTCATCTGGGCCCGAGACCTGGCGCCGAGCGAAGGCGCTGCCGTGCCGTCGCCACGCGGCGTGCACGGGGCGGATCACGCCGACGCGGCCCGCAGCGGACTGGCGCTGACCTTGGCCGAGGGCGGTCGTGTGCGCTGGTACACGCGTGCGGTCGACACCGCCGCCGGGCGGCTGCCCGCCTTCGGCCCGCTGGTCGCGGGCAGCGATGGCAGCGACACCGCGGTGCGCGCGATCCGCTTCGTCGCCACCGACCGGACCGAGCTTCCGGCGGGCGTCGTCCTGGCACCGGGCTTCGATTGGGCCGGACGCGTGCGCGGCCGCATCGTGCTGCTCGGCGGGCGCTACGACGGCACCGACGTTCATGCGACACCGCTGGGCGTGCAGGCCGGCATCGACATCCTGGCGCAGCTCGTCGAGACCGAGATCGCGGGCCGGGGATATCGTCGGCCCGGGTTCGGCACCCGGCTGGCGCTTGGCGTGGTGCCGCTGCTGGCCGCCGTCGCCACGATCGACCGGCTGGGCGCCGTGCGCGGCGCGGCCCTGGCGCTGGCCGCCAGCGGCGTGGTGATCGGCATCGGCTCGGGAGCGATGGCCGCCGCCGGCGTGCCGGTGCCCTGGTCGTATGCCGTGCTCTCGCTGCTGCCCGCCGCGCTGATGGGGGCGGTGATGGCGGCGGCCCACCGGCGACGCCAACGGCGCGGGTCTGGGGGTCGCGGTGCCATGACGTGA
- the nthA gene encoding nitrile hydratase subunit alpha yields the protein MSSPHDEPVAASMAKRVEAIQAAFDDAGFMATPALEQLDELAQEQWVPRNGARVVAKAWTDPQFRARLLTDGHAAVTALGLPMPAHHRHLVVLENTPSVHNVICCTLCSCTAFTLIGLPPDWYKDLEYRSRIVRQARSVLKEMGLDLPAEVEVRVWDTTTDTRYMVLPMRPPGTENWSEERLAGLVTRDSLIGVSRL from the coding sequence ATGTCTTCCCCGCATGATGAACCCGTGGCGGCATCGATGGCAAAGCGCGTCGAGGCGATCCAGGCGGCATTCGATGATGCCGGGTTCATGGCGACGCCTGCCCTGGAGCAACTGGACGAGCTCGCTCAGGAGCAATGGGTGCCGCGCAATGGTGCCCGCGTGGTCGCCAAGGCCTGGACCGATCCGCAGTTCCGGGCACGCCTGCTGACCGACGGCCACGCTGCCGTCACGGCGTTGGGGCTGCCGATGCCCGCCCATCATCGCCACCTGGTCGTGCTCGAGAACACCCCGAGCGTGCACAACGTCATCTGCTGCACGCTGTGTTCGTGCACGGCGTTCACGCTCATCGGCCTGCCGCCCGATTGGTACAAGGACCTGGAGTACCGCTCACGCATCGTCCGACAGGCACGTTCGGTGTTGAAGGAGATGGGCCTGGACCTGCCGGCGGAGGTCGAGGTCCGCGTGTGGGATACGACGACCGACACCCGCTACATGGTTCTGCCGATGCGGCCGCCCGGCACCGAGAACTGGAGCGAGGAGCGGCTGGCGGGGCTGGTCACGCGCGATTCGTTGATTGGCGTGTCGCGCCTGTAG